The Pseudomonas orientalis genome contains a region encoding:
- a CDS encoding catalase, with amino-acid sequence MSQNKVLTTASGAPVADNQNSRSAGPRGPLLLDDFHLIEKLAHFNRENIPERRVHAKGSGAYGTFTVTRDITQYTSAKLFESVGKQTPTFLRFSTVGGERGSADTERDPRGFALKFYTEEGNWDIVGNNTPVFFIRDPLKFPDFIHTQKRLPQSNLKSAQMMWDFWSHSPEALHQVTILFSDRGIPDGYRHMHGFGSHTYSLINANGERHWVKWHYKTQQGIKNLAPAEAARLAGTDPDYAQRDLFGAIERGDFPKWRVCIQIMTEAQANAHYENPFDVTKTWSQKEFPLIEVGELELNRNPQNYFAEVEQAAFGPSNMVPGVGLSPDRMLQGRVFAYADAHRYRVGTNHQQLPVNAPRNPVNSYQRDGSMAFGSNGGAAPNYEPNSYADAPKQAPQYAEPALALSGAADRYDHREDTDYYSHAGALFRLMNDEQKALLTSNIAGAMGGVSSDVVQRQLQHFYKADPAYGEAIANALGVSLN; translated from the coding sequence ATGAGCCAGAATAAAGTCCTTACGACCGCCAGCGGTGCACCCGTTGCGGATAATCAGAATTCCCGTTCTGCCGGCCCCCGTGGCCCGCTGCTGCTCGACGACTTCCACCTGATCGAGAAGCTCGCTCACTTCAACCGTGAAAATATTCCGGAGCGCCGTGTACACGCCAAAGGTTCGGGCGCCTACGGTACGTTCACCGTCACCCGAGACATCACTCAATACACCAGCGCCAAGCTGTTCGAGTCAGTGGGTAAGCAGACCCCGACCTTCCTGCGTTTCTCTACTGTAGGTGGTGAACGCGGTTCGGCTGACACTGAGCGCGACCCACGTGGCTTCGCCTTGAAGTTCTACACCGAGGAAGGCAACTGGGACATCGTCGGCAACAATACGCCTGTGTTCTTCATCCGTGACCCGCTGAAATTCCCGGATTTCATCCACACCCAAAAGCGTCTGCCGCAGAGCAACCTGAAAAGCGCACAGATGATGTGGGACTTCTGGTCGCACTCCCCAGAGGCGCTGCACCAGGTCACCATCCTGTTCTCGGACCGTGGCATCCCGGATGGCTACCGCCACATGCACGGCTTCGGCAGCCACACCTACAGCCTGATCAATGCCAACGGCGAGCGGCACTGGGTGAAATGGCACTACAAGACCCAGCAAGGCATCAAGAACCTGGCGCCGGCTGAAGCTGCGCGCCTGGCGGGTACCGATCCTGACTATGCCCAGCGCGATCTGTTCGGCGCCATTGAACGTGGCGATTTCCCAAAATGGCGCGTTTGCATCCAGATCATGACCGAGGCTCAAGCGAACGCTCACTACGAAAACCCGTTTGACGTCACCAAGACCTGGTCGCAAAAAGAATTCCCACTGATCGAGGTGGGCGAGCTGGAACTCAACCGCAACCCGCAGAACTACTTCGCCGAAGTGGAACAGGCCGCGTTCGGCCCAAGCAATATGGTTCCAGGCGTTGGCCTGTCGCCGGACCGTATGCTGCAAGGTCGCGTCTTTGCCTACGCAGATGCTCACCGGTACCGTGTTGGCACCAATCACCAGCAACTGCCGGTGAATGCTCCACGTAACCCGGTCAACAGCTACCAGCGTGACGGTTCGATGGCCTTTGGCAGTAATGGTGGCGCTGCGCCTAACTACGAGCCAAACAGCTACGCCGATGCGCCAAAGCAGGCGCCACAGTACGCGGAGCCTGCACTGGCCTTGAGCGGCGCGGCTGATCGTTACGATCACCGCGAAGACACTGATTACTACAGCCACGCCGGTGCACTGTTCCGCTTGATGAATGACGAGCAGAAAGCGCTGCTGACCAGCAACATCGCCGGTGCGATGGGCGGTGTTTCCAGTGATGTGGTCCAGCGTCAGTTGCAGCACTTCTATAAAGCGGATCCCGCTTATGGAGAAGCAATCGCAAATGCACTGGGTGTATCGCTTAACTGA
- the rplQ gene encoding 50S ribosomal protein L17, with product MRHRKSGRHLSRTSSHRKAMFQNMAVSLFEHELIKTTLPKAKELRRVAEPLITLAKTDSLANRRLAFDRTRSKAIVGKLFNDLGKRYATREGGYLRILKCGFRTGDNAPMAYVELVDRATAGEAVSAE from the coding sequence ATGCGTCATCGTAAAAGTGGTCGTCACCTGAGCCGTACCAGCTCGCACCGCAAGGCCATGTTCCAAAACATGGCGGTGTCGCTGTTCGAGCACGAGCTGATCAAAACTACACTGCCGAAAGCTAAAGAACTGCGTCGCGTTGCTGAGCCGCTGATCACTTTGGCCAAGACAGACAGCCTGGCTAACCGCCGTCTGGCTTTCGACCGTACTCGTTCGAAAGCTATCGTTGGTAAGCTCTTCAACGACCTGGGCAAGCGTTATGCTACCCGTGAGGGTGGCTACCTGCGCATCCTCAAGTGCGGCTTCCGCACTGGCGACAACGCGCCTATGGCGTACGTCGAGTTGGTTGATCGTGCTACTGCTGGCGAAGCTGTAAGCGCCGAGTAA
- a CDS encoding DNA-directed RNA polymerase subunit alpha produces MQISVNEFLTPRHIDVQVVSPTRAKITLEPLERGFGHTLGNALRRILLSSMPGCAVVEAEIDGVLHEYSAIEGVQEDVIEILLNLKGLAIKLHGRDEVTLTLSKKGSGVVTAADIQLDHDVEIVNPDHVIANLASNGALNMKLTVARGRGYEPADSRQSDEDESRSIGRLQLDSSFSPVRRIAYVVENARVEQRTNLDKLVIDLETNGTLDPEEAIRRAATILQQQLAAFVDLKGDSEPVVIEQEDEIDPILLRPVDDLELTVRSANCLKAENIYYIGDLIQRTEVELLKTPNLGKKSLTEIKDVLASRGLSLGMRLDNWPPASLKKDDKATA; encoded by the coding sequence ATGCAGATTTCGGTAAATGAGTTCCTGACACCCCGCCACATTGATGTGCAGGTTGTCAGTCCAACCCGCGCTAAAATTACTCTCGAGCCTCTCGAGCGTGGTTTTGGCCACACCCTGGGCAACGCGCTGCGCCGCATCCTGTTGTCCTCAATGCCCGGCTGTGCAGTAGTCGAGGCCGAGATTGACGGTGTGCTCCACGAGTACAGCGCCATCGAAGGTGTACAGGAAGACGTAATTGAAATCCTGTTGAACCTTAAAGGTCTGGCTATCAAGCTGCACGGCCGTGACGAAGTTACGCTGACCTTGTCGAAGAAGGGTTCGGGGGTGGTTACCGCTGCCGATATTCAGCTGGATCATGATGTCGAGATCGTTAATCCCGATCACGTAATCGCTAACCTGGCGTCTAACGGCGCCCTGAACATGAAGCTCACCGTAGCTCGTGGTCGTGGTTATGAACCGGCCGACTCGCGTCAGAGCGATGAAGACGAAAGCCGCAGCATTGGTCGCTTGCAGCTTGACTCTTCGTTCAGCCCGGTTCGCCGTATCGCATACGTGGTGGAAAACGCCCGTGTCGAGCAGCGTACTAACCTGGACAAGCTGGTTATTGATCTGGAAACCAACGGTACTCTGGATCCTGAAGAGGCTATCCGCCGCGCTGCAACCATTCTGCAACAGCAGTTGGCTGCGTTCGTCGACCTCAAGGGTGACAGCGAACCAGTGGTAATCGAGCAGGAAGACGAGATCGATCCGATCCTGCTTCGCCCGGTTGACGATCTGGAACTGACTGTACGTTCGGCTAACTGCCTTAAGGCGGAAAACATCTACTACATCGGCGACCTGATTCAGCGTACCGAAGTAGAGCTGTTGAAGACTCCGAACCTTGGCAAGAAATCCTTGACTGAAATCAAGGACGTTCTGGCCTCCCGCGGTCTGTCCCTCGGCATGCGCCTCGACAACTGGCCGCCTGCAAGTCTTAAGAAGGACGACAAGGCGACTGCCTGA
- the rpsD gene encoding 30S ribosomal protein S4 — protein MARYIGPKCKLARREGTDLFLKSGVRAIESKCNIEAAPGIHGQRRGRQSDYGTQLREKQKVRRIYGVLERQFSGYYKEAAGKKGATGENLLQLLECRLDNVVYRMGFGSTRAESRQLVSHKSVSVNGQTVNVPSYQVRAGDVVAIREKAKNQLRIVQALDLCAQRGRVEWVEVDTEKKSGVFKNVPARSDLSADINESLIVELYSK, from the coding sequence ATGGCTCGTTACATTGGTCCAAAATGCAAACTCGCTCGTCGTGAAGGCACCGATCTCTTCTTGAAGAGCGGCGTGCGCGCGATCGAATCGAAGTGCAACATTGAAGCAGCACCTGGTATCCACGGCCAACGCCGCGGTCGCCAGTCCGATTACGGCACCCAACTGCGTGAAAAGCAGAAGGTCCGTCGTATCTACGGCGTTCTCGAGCGTCAGTTCAGCGGCTACTACAAAGAAGCTGCTGGCAAAAAAGGTGCAACCGGTGAAAACCTGCTGCAACTGCTCGAATGCCGTCTGGACAACGTTGTATACCGTATGGGCTTTGGTTCGACTCGCGCCGAATCCCGTCAGCTGGTATCGCACAAATCCGTCAGCGTAAACGGCCAAACCGTTAACGTACCGTCTTACCAGGTTCGTGCTGGTGACGTGGTCGCGATTCGCGAGAAAGCAAAAAACCAACTTCGCATTGTCCAAGCTCTCGATCTGTGTGCCCAACGTGGCCGCGTAGAATGGGTAGAAGTAGACACTGAGAAGAAGTCGGGCGTTTTCAAGAACGTTCCTGCTCGCAGTGATCTGTCCGCCGACATCAACGAAAGCCTGATTGTCGAGCTCTACTCCAAGTAA
- the rpsK gene encoding 30S ribosomal protein S11, producing the protein MAKPAARPRKKVKKTVVDGIAHIHASFNNTIVTITDRQGNALSWATSGGSGFRGSRKSTPFAAQVAAERAGQAALEYGLKNLDVNVKGPGPGRESAVRALNGCGYKIASITDVTPIPHNGCRPPKKRRV; encoded by the coding sequence ATGGCAAAACCTGCTGCTCGTCCTCGTAAAAAAGTTAAAAAGACAGTGGTTGATGGCATCGCCCACATCCATGCTTCTTTTAACAACACAATCGTGACCATCACCGACCGTCAAGGTAACGCGCTTTCTTGGGCTACCTCCGGTGGTTCGGGTTTCCGCGGTTCCCGCAAGTCCACCCCGTTTGCTGCTCAAGTAGCTGCTGAACGTGCTGGCCAAGCTGCGCTGGAATACGGCCTGAAAAACCTCGACGTTAACGTCAAAGGTCCAGGTCCAGGTCGTGAGTCTGCTGTCCGTGCTTTGAACGGCTGTGGCTATAAGATCGCCAGCATCACCGACGTGACGCCAATCCCGCACAACGGGTGCCGTCCGCCGAAGAAGCGCCGCGTGTAA
- the rpsM gene encoding 30S ribosomal protein S13, which translates to MARIAGVNIPDNKHTVISLTYIYGVGRTTAQKICADTGVNPAAKIKDLSDEQIELLRGEVAKFTTEGDLRREINMKIKRLMDLGCYRGLRHRRGLPVRGQRTKTNARTRKGPRKPIRK; encoded by the coding sequence ATGGCCCGTATTGCAGGCGTTAACATTCCAGATAACAAGCACACTGTTATCTCGCTGACCTACATCTATGGTGTTGGTCGCACTACTGCGCAGAAAATTTGCGCAGACACTGGGGTAAACCCAGCCGCAAAGATCAAGGATCTGAGCGACGAGCAGATTGAGCTGTTGCGTGGCGAAGTGGCGAAGTTCACCACTGAAGGTGACCTGCGTCGCGAAATCAACATGAAAATCAAGCGTTTGATGGACCTCGGTTGCTACCGTGGTCTGCGTCATCGTCGTGGTCTTCCAGTGCGCGGTCAGCGTACCAAGACTAACGCGCGTACCCGTAAAGGTCCGCGTAAGCCGATCCGCAAGTAA
- the rpmJ gene encoding 50S ribosomal protein L36 translates to MKVRASVKKLCRNCKIIRREGVVRVICSAEPRHKQRQG, encoded by the coding sequence ATGAAAGTTCGTGCATCGGTGAAAAAGCTGTGCCGTAACTGCAAGATTATTCGCCGCGAAGGTGTTGTTCGAGTAATTTGCAGCGCGGAACCGCGTCACAAACAGCGCCAAGGCTGA
- the secY gene encoding preprotein translocase subunit SecY has protein sequence MAKQGALSALGKGGMSELWARLRFLFLAIIVYRIGAHIPVPGINPDRLADLFRQNEGTILSLFNMFSGGALERMSIFALGIMPYISASIIMQLMTAVSPQLEQLKKEGEAGRRKISQYTRYGTVVLALVQAIGMSVGLAGQGVAFTGDFGFHFVAVSTFVAGAMFMMWLGEQITERGVGNGISMLIFAGIVAGLPRAIGQSFESARQGDINIFALVAIGLLAVAIIGFVVFIERGQRRIAVHYAKRQQGRKVFAAQTSHLPLKVNMAGVIPAIFASSILLFPASLGTWFGQSENMGWLQDLSQSIAPGQPLNILLFSAGIIFFCFFYTALMFNPKDVAENLKKSGAFIPGIRPGEQSARYIDGVLTRLTLFGALYMTAVCLLPQFLVVAANVPFYLGGTSLLIVVVVVMDFMSQVQSHLVSHQYESLMKKANLKGYGSGMLR, from the coding sequence ATGGCTAAGCAAGGTGCTCTCTCAGCGCTCGGCAAAGGCGGTATGTCTGAACTTTGGGCTCGTCTGCGTTTTCTGTTCCTGGCGATTATCGTCTACCGAATAGGCGCACACATCCCGGTTCCAGGTATCAACCCGGACCGACTCGCAGACCTGTTTCGACAGAATGAGGGGACCATTCTTAGCTTGTTCAACATGTTTTCCGGCGGCGCGCTGGAACGGATGAGCATCTTTGCACTGGGGATCATGCCGTACATTTCGGCATCGATCATCATGCAACTGATGACCGCCGTCAGCCCGCAGCTGGAGCAGTTGAAGAAGGAAGGTGAAGCTGGCCGTCGCAAGATTAGCCAGTACACCCGCTACGGCACTGTCGTCCTTGCTCTGGTTCAAGCTATCGGCATGTCCGTTGGCCTGGCAGGGCAGGGCGTTGCGTTCACTGGTGACTTTGGCTTCCATTTCGTCGCGGTATCCACGTTTGTGGCTGGTGCGATGTTCATGATGTGGCTGGGTGAGCAGATTACTGAGCGTGGTGTTGGTAACGGTATCTCGATGTTGATTTTCGCAGGTATCGTCGCCGGTCTTCCGAGAGCAATTGGGCAGTCTTTCGAGTCTGCGCGTCAGGGGGATATCAATATCTTCGCCCTGGTTGCTATCGGTTTGCTGGCAGTAGCGATTATCGGTTTTGTGGTGTTCATTGAGCGTGGTCAGCGTCGTATTGCTGTTCACTACGCCAAGCGTCAGCAGGGCCGTAAGGTGTTTGCTGCGCAGACCAGCCACTTGCCGCTGAAGGTGAATATGGCCGGCGTTATTCCGGCAATTTTCGCGAGCAGCATCTTGCTGTTTCCGGCTTCGTTGGGTACCTGGTTTGGTCAGTCTGAAAATATGGGCTGGCTGCAGGACCTCTCTCAGTCGATCGCTCCTGGTCAGCCGTTGAATATTCTGCTGTTTAGTGCAGGGATTATTTTCTTCTGCTTCTTCTATACGGCGTTGATGTTCAATCCGAAAGACGTAGCGGAAAACCTGAAGAAGTCCGGTGCCTTTATTCCGGGTATTCGTCCGGGTGAGCAGTCTGCGCGCTACATTGATGGCGTTCTGACTCGTTTGACCCTGTTCGGTGCTCTATATATGACGGCCGTCTGTTTGCTTCCCCAGTTCCTGGTGGTTGCGGCAAACGTTCCGTTCTACCTTGGCGGGACCTCGTTGCTGATCGTGGTCGTGGTTGTGATGGACTTCATGTCCCAAGTACAATCGCACCTCGTTTCGCACCAGTACGAATCCCTGATGAAGAAAGCCAACCTGAAGGGCTACGGCAGCGGCATGTTGCGCTGA
- the rplO gene encoding 50S ribosomal protein L15 produces the protein MKLNDLSPAPGSRREKHRPGRGIGSGLGKTGGRGHKGQTSRSGGTIAPGFEGGQQPLHRRLPKFGFVSLKAMDRAEVRLSELAKVDGDIVTLQTLKDANVINVNVQRVKIMLSGEVARAVTIGKGIGATKGARSAIEAAGGKFEE, from the coding sequence ATGAAACTCAATGATCTGAGTCCAGCGCCGGGTTCCCGTCGCGAAAAGCATCGTCCGGGCCGTGGTATCGGTAGCGGTTTGGGTAAGACTGGTGGCCGCGGCCACAAAGGTCAGACCTCCCGCTCCGGTGGCACCATCGCTCCAGGCTTTGAAGGCGGTCAACAGCCGCTGCATCGTCGCCTGCCCAAGTTCGGTTTCGTATCCCTGAAAGCCATGGACCGCGCAGAAGTGCGTCTGTCCGAGCTGGCTAAAGTGGACGGCGACATCGTTACTCTGCAGACCCTGAAAGATGCCAACGTGATCAACGTCAACGTACAGCGTGTGAAAATCATGCTGTCCGGTGAAGTGGCTCGCGCTGTCACTATCGGCAAGGGAATCGGCGCCACCAAAGGTGCGCGTTCGGCTATCGAAGCAGCTGGCGGCAAGTTCGAGGAATAA
- the rpmD gene encoding 50S ribosomal protein L30, which translates to MATVKVTLIKSMTGRIPNHKLCVKGLGLRRIGHTVEVQDTPENRGMINKAYYMLRVEG; encoded by the coding sequence ATGGCTACCGTTAAAGTAACGCTGATCAAAAGCATGACCGGCCGCATTCCTAACCACAAACTGTGCGTTAAGGGTTTGGGTCTGCGTCGCATCGGTCACACTGTAGAAGTCCAGGATACTCCCGAGAATCGCGGGATGATCAACAAGGCTTACTACATGCTGCGTGTAGAGGGTTAA
- the rpsE gene encoding 30S ribosomal protein S5 gives MSNNDQKRDEGYIEKLVQVNRVAKTVKGGRIFTFTALTVVGDGKGRVGFGRGKSREVPAAIQKAMEAARRNMIQVDLNGTTLQYAMKSAHGASKVYMQPASEGTGIIAGGAMRAVLEVAGVQNVLAKCYGSTNPVNVVHATFKGLKAMQSPESIAAKRGLTVKEIF, from the coding sequence ATGTCAAATAACGACCAAAAGCGCGACGAAGGCTACATTGAGAAGCTGGTTCAAGTTAACCGCGTAGCCAAAACCGTTAAAGGCGGCCGTATCTTCACTTTCACCGCGTTGACCGTGGTAGGTGATGGTAAAGGGCGTGTTGGCTTCGGCCGTGGCAAGTCACGTGAAGTGCCTGCTGCGATCCAGAAGGCAATGGAAGCTGCTCGTCGCAATATGATCCAGGTTGATCTGAACGGCACTACCCTGCAGTACGCAATGAAGTCCGCCCATGGCGCTTCGAAGGTGTACATGCAGCCTGCTTCTGAAGGTACCGGTATCATCGCTGGCGGCGCTATGCGTGCTGTCCTCGAAGTTGCTGGCGTTCAGAACGTTCTGGCCAAGTGCTACGGCTCGACTAACCCGGTAAACGTGGTTCACGCCACTTTCAAGGGTTTGAAAGCTATGCAATCTCCTGAGTCCATCGCTGCCAAGCGTGGCCTGACTGTGAAGGAGATCTTCTGA
- the rplR gene encoding 50S ribosomal protein L18 — protein sequence MTDKKVTRLRRARKARLKMHELEVVRLCVYRSSQHIYAQVISADGNKVLASASTLDKELRDGATGNIDAATKVGQLVATRAKAVGVSQVAFDRSGFKYHGRVKALADAAREAGLEF from the coding sequence ATGACCGACAAAAAAGTTACTCGACTGCGTCGCGCTCGCAAAGCACGCCTGAAAATGCACGAACTCGAAGTCGTGCGTCTCTGCGTGTATCGCTCGTCGCAGCACATCTACGCCCAGGTCATCTCGGCCGACGGCAACAAAGTCCTGGCAAGCGCCTCGACTTTGGATAAAGAACTGCGTGATGGTGCCACCGGCAACATCGACGCGGCCACTAAGGTTGGCCAGCTGGTCGCTACACGTGCTAAGGCCGTGGGCGTCTCGCAAGTGGCTTTCGACCGCTCTGGCTTCAAGTACCACGGCCGCGTTAAAGCGCTGGCTGATGCTGCTCGTGAAGCTGGGCTGGAGTTCTAA
- the rplF gene encoding 50S ribosomal protein L6 has protein sequence MSRVAKNPVKLPAGVEVKFAGQQLSVKGAKGTLELNIHSSVEIVEEAGELRFAARNGDQQTRAMAGTTRALVNNMVQGVSQGFERKLQLVGVGYKAQAKGTVLNLALGFSHPVDYELPEGITAETPSQTDILIKGIDKQLVGQVAAEIRDFRPPEPYKGKGVRYADEVVRRKEAKKK, from the coding sequence ATGTCTCGCGTCGCTAAGAACCCCGTTAAGCTGCCAGCCGGTGTCGAAGTCAAATTCGCAGGCCAACAGCTTTCGGTGAAGGGTGCCAAGGGCACTCTTGAACTGAACATCCATTCGTCCGTTGAGATCGTTGAAGAAGCTGGTGAGCTGCGTTTCGCTGCTCGCAATGGCGATCAACAAACTCGCGCAATGGCCGGTACCACGCGTGCGTTGGTAAACAACATGGTCCAAGGCGTGAGCCAAGGCTTCGAGCGTAAGCTCCAGCTGGTCGGTGTTGGTTACAAAGCGCAAGCAAAAGGCACGGTTTTGAACCTGGCCCTTGGCTTCTCGCACCCAGTGGATTACGAACTGCCGGAAGGCATCACCGCTGAGACCCCTAGCCAAACCGATATCCTGATCAAGGGCATCGATAAGCAGCTGGTAGGTCAGGTGGCCGCTGAGATCCGCGACTTCCGTCCACCAGAGCCGTACAAAGGCAAAGGTGTGCGCTACGCGGACGAAGTCGTCCGTCGTAAAGAAGCCAAGAAGAAGTAG
- the rpsH gene encoding 30S ribosomal protein S8: MSMQDPLADMLTRIRNAQMAEKSVVSMPSSKLKVAVAKVLKDEGYIAGYQISSEIKPLLSIELKYFEGRSVIEEVKRVSRPGLRQYKSAEDLPKVRGGLGVSIVSTNKGVMTDRAARAAGVGGEVLCTVF, translated from the coding sequence ATGAGTATGCAGGACCCGTTAGCGGACATGCTAACTCGTATCCGTAATGCCCAGATGGCTGAAAAGTCCGTCGTAAGCATGCCATCTTCCAAGTTGAAGGTAGCTGTTGCCAAAGTCCTGAAAGACGAAGGCTACATTGCGGGTTATCAGATCAGCAGCGAAATCAAGCCACTGCTGTCCATCGAGCTGAAGTACTTCGAAGGCCGTTCGGTCATCGAGGAAGTGAAGCGCGTTAGCCGTCCAGGCCTGCGTCAGTACAAGTCCGCTGAAGATCTGCCGAAAGTTCGTGGCGGTCTGGGCGTGTCTATCGTCTCCACCAACAAAGGTGTGATGACGGATCGTGCTGCGCGCGCTGCCGGTGTCGGCGGCGAAGTTCTTTGCACTGTGTTCTAA
- the rpsN gene encoding 30S ribosomal protein S14 — protein MAKMSMKNRELKRQLTVAKYAKKRAALKAIIVDLNASPEARWEATVALQKQPRDASASRMRNRCRLTGRPHGVYRKFGLGRNKLREAAMRGDVPGLVKASW, from the coding sequence ATGGCCAAGATGAGCATGAAAAACCGCGAGCTGAAACGTCAGCTCACGGTTGCCAAGTACGCCAAGAAGCGTGCAGCACTGAAAGCAATCATCGTTGATCTGAACGCAAGTCCAGAAGCGCGTTGGGAAGCTACAGTTGCTCTGCAGAAGCAGCCACGTGACGCAAGCGCTTCGCGCATGCGTAACCGCTGCCGCCTGACCGGTCGTCCACACGGCGTTTACCGCAAGTTCGGCCTCGGCCGTAACAAACTGCGTGAAGCGGCAATGCGTGGTGACGTACCAGGTCTGGTTAAAGCCAGCTGGTAA
- the rplE gene encoding 50S ribosomal protein L5 has translation MARLKEIYWKEIAPKLKEELKLSNVMEVPRVTKITLNMGLGEAVGDKKVIEHAVADLEKITGQKVVVTYARKSIAGFKVREGWPIGVKVTLRRERMYEFLDRLLSISLPRVRDFRGLNAKSFDGRGNYSMGVKEQIIFPEIDYDKIDALRGLDITLTTTAKNDDEGRALLRAFKFPFRN, from the coding sequence ATGGCACGACTAAAAGAGATTTACTGGAAAGAAATCGCACCGAAACTTAAGGAAGAACTTAAGCTTTCGAACGTGATGGAAGTTCCACGCGTTACCAAAATCACCCTGAACATGGGTTTGGGCGAAGCGGTCGGTGACAAAAAAGTCATCGAGCACGCTGTTGCTGACCTGGAAAAGATCACCGGTCAAAAAGTCGTTGTGACTTACGCTCGGAAATCCATCGCTGGCTTTAAAGTCCGCGAAGGCTGGCCGATCGGCGTCAAAGTGACTCTGCGCCGTGAGCGTATGTACGAATTCCTGGATCGTCTGCTGTCGATCTCCCTGCCTCGGGTCCGCGACTTCCGCGGCCTGAATGCCAAGTCCTTCGATGGTCGTGGTAACTACAGCATGGGCGTGAAAGAGCAGATCATCTTCCCGGAAATCGACTACGACAAGATCGATGCTCTCCGCGGTCTGGACATCACCCTGACCACCACTGCCAAGAACGATGATGAAGGTCGCGCCCTGTTGCGTGCTTTCAAATTCCCGTTCCGCAACTGA
- the rplX gene encoding 50S ribosomal protein L24, whose protein sequence is MQKIRRDDEIIVIAGKDKGKRGKVLKVLANNRLVIGGLNLVKRHTKPNPMSGVQGGIVEKEAPLDASNVAIFNGETNKADRVGFKVEDGKKIRVFKSTQKAVDA, encoded by the coding sequence ATGCAAAAGATTCGTCGTGACGACGAGATCATCGTGATCGCCGGCAAAGACAAAGGTAAGCGCGGTAAGGTGCTTAAGGTTCTCGCTAATAACCGTCTGGTTATCGGTGGTCTGAACCTGGTCAAGCGTCATACCAAGCCTAACCCGATGTCGGGCGTGCAAGGCGGTATCGTCGAAAAAGAAGCTCCACTGGACGCTTCTAACGTCGCCATTTTCAACGGCGAAACCAACAAGGCTGACCGCGTTGGTTTCAAAGTAGAAGATGGCAAGAAAATTCGTGTCTTCAAGTCGACCCAAAAAGCGGTTGATGCTTGA
- the rplN gene encoding 50S ribosomal protein L14 — MIQTQSMLDVADNSGARRVMCIKVLGGSHRRYAGIGDIIKVTVKEAIPRGKVKKGQVMTAVVVRTRHGVRRADGSIIRFDGNAAVLLNNKQEPIGTRIFGPVTRELRTEKFMKIVSLAPEVL, encoded by the coding sequence ATGATTCAGACTCAATCCATGCTCGATGTGGCCGATAACAGCGGCGCTCGCCGCGTTATGTGCATCAAGGTGCTGGGTGGCTCCCATCGTCGTTACGCTGGTATCGGTGACATCATCAAGGTTACCGTCAAGGAAGCAATTCCTCGCGGTAAAGTGAAAAAAGGCCAAGTGATGACTGCTGTTGTAGTCCGCACTCGTCACGGTGTACGCCGTGCTGATGGCTCCATTATCCGCTTTGATGGCAACGCTGCTGTTCTTCTGAACAACAAGCAAGAGCCTATCGGCACCCGTATCTTTGGGCCAGTGACCCGTGAACTTCGTACTGAGAAGTTCATGAAGATCGTCTCGCTCGCCCCAGAAGTGCTGTAA